A single region of the Mechercharimyces sp. CAU 1602 genome encodes:
- a CDS encoding bifunctional 2-polyprenyl-6-hydroxyphenol methylase/3-demethylubiquinol 3-O-methyltransferase UbiG, whose amino-acid sequence MSIHTKQPDSINEVTQFFDSSYMHSHHYLENLMLRRQYTFLTEYLNRLSPQPKVLDFCCGYGRHLLPLTAEGYDITGLDINEYYLQHIKEQNQEVSLIQADARFFQGTGEYDVVLNLETSIVYQSDEDSLKMLKSMHSCLKPGGTLLLHLANREYVLKNFQHLVWFDDGNGGYVLRKQGLDPITSTLHIQETRLSSSGEKQHYNTRMRLFAVTEVVSMLHQAGFHTEKVYGDFSSSPYTTDSTDIVITCQK is encoded by the coding sequence ATGAGCATTCACACAAAGCAACCCGATTCTATCAATGAAGTGACACAATTTTTCGATTCATCCTATATGCACTCTCACCACTACTTAGAAAATCTGATGTTACGTAGGCAATATACATTCTTAACCGAATATCTCAATCGCCTCTCTCCACAACCAAAGGTACTAGATTTCTGCTGTGGGTATGGAAGACATTTACTTCCTTTAACCGCTGAAGGGTATGACATCACGGGCTTAGATATTAATGAATACTATCTACAACATATTAAAGAGCAAAACCAAGAAGTTTCCTTAATCCAAGCGGATGCACGATTCTTTCAAGGAACAGGAGAATATGATGTCGTTCTTAACCTTGAAACCTCGATTGTTTACCAGTCGGATGAAGATAGCTTAAAAATGTTGAAATCCATGCATAGTTGCTTAAAGCCAGGCGGAACCCTTTTGCTTCATCTTGCAAATCGCGAGTATGTCCTTAAAAACTTTCAACATCTTGTCTGGTTTGATGATGGCAATGGTGGCTACGTTCTTAGAAAACAAGGATTGGATCCCATTACAAGTACGCTTCACATTCAAGAAACGCGACTCTCCTCCAGTGGAGAGAAACAACACTACAATACAAGGATGCGGTTGTTCGCAGTAACTGAGGTAGTATCGATGCTTCACCAAGCTGGTTTTCATACTGAAAAAGTATATGGGGATTTCTCCTCCTCACCATACACCACCGATTCGACCGATATCGTGATCACGTGTCAAAAATAA
- a CDS encoding iron-containing alcohol dehydrogenase, with protein MDNFTFHNPTKLIFGKDTLSSIKEEIPRFGKRVLLVYGGGSIKRNGIYERTLRYLADIGAEVTELSGIEPNPRLSSVHKGVELCHKHNINFILAIGGGSVIDATKAIAAGSHYDGDVWDIITKKAEAKSALPFGTVLTLAATGSEMNPGSVITNWETKEKIGWGAPCVYPQFSILDPTHTISVPKNQTIYGIVDMMSHALEHYFSASPNTPYNERMVESLLKTVMEISPTILADLENYEARETLLFCGTMALNGVINQGMNGDWATHGIEHAVSAVYDIPHGGGLAIIFPNWIRFNLDKTAPKMKQLAIRVFDVDPADKSDREIAEEGLERLRAFWKEIGAPSRLADYNIDDSQLEIMAQKATPSETVGRFVKCTQADVKEILRMSL; from the coding sequence ATGGACAACTTTACATTTCATAATCCAACCAAATTGATATTTGGTAAAGATACACTTTCTAGCATCAAAGAGGAAATCCCGCGTTTTGGTAAACGTGTGTTACTCGTATATGGCGGCGGCAGTATCAAGCGTAATGGTATTTATGAACGTACTCTCCGTTATCTGGCGGACATCGGAGCAGAAGTTACTGAGCTCTCTGGTATCGAACCTAATCCCCGCCTCTCTTCGGTACACAAAGGAGTAGAGCTATGTCATAAACATAACATTAACTTCATCCTCGCTATCGGCGGTGGAAGTGTCATCGATGCCACTAAAGCAATTGCCGCTGGTTCTCATTACGATGGTGATGTTTGGGATATTATAACGAAAAAAGCAGAGGCTAAAAGTGCCCTCCCCTTCGGAACTGTACTTACACTAGCTGCAACCGGATCGGAGATGAACCCAGGCTCAGTTATTACTAACTGGGAGACGAAAGAAAAGATCGGCTGGGGTGCGCCATGTGTTTATCCTCAATTTTCTATCCTCGATCCAACTCATACGATAAGCGTCCCAAAAAACCAAACGATCTACGGTATTGTGGATATGATGTCACATGCACTCGAGCATTATTTTAGTGCATCTCCCAATACGCCATATAATGAGCGCATGGTCGAGTCTTTACTTAAAACAGTGATGGAAATATCTCCCACTATTTTAGCTGATTTAGAGAACTACGAGGCACGTGAAACCCTTCTCTTCTGTGGCACGATGGCACTCAATGGTGTCATAAACCAAGGAATGAATGGAGATTGGGCCACCCACGGTATCGAACACGCTGTTTCTGCTGTATACGATATCCCCCACGGAGGTGGGCTGGCAATCATCTTCCCTAATTGGATCCGCTTCAATTTAGATAAAACCGCACCAAAAATGAAACAACTAGCCATTCGCGTGTTTGATGTTGATCCAGCAGACAAAAGCGATCGCGAAATTGCTGAAGAAGGACTCGAACGCTTACGTGCATTCTGGAAGGAGATTGGTGCACCCAGCCGTCTCGCAGACTATAATATTGACGATTCTCAACTAGAGATTATGGCACAAAAAGCAACCCCTTCCGAAACAGTAGGTCGCTTTGTCAAATGTACACAAGCCGATGTGAAAGAGATCTTGCGCATGAGTTTATAA
- a CDS encoding helix-turn-helix transcriptional regulator, with product MIAFPLQQDRGNHMDIGEKIRQLRLHKKLTQRELVEGISSITYLSRIETGDINPSLSFLEEISGRLDVQAADLLDKDNSDAAERILHISERYRCKQTLTEADLSFLNLHTSEMHSTETYVKMYTTLIRYYLDQEKDVETSEQYYVQSRHFVPLTVPDELATDYYFYYISCGNLFYLKQDYIKANHYYCLAEQFSNHVDDAIAQAKLYLNISLVKKEMMEDKYISLVYAQKAYEIFREKQEEHMMINTLIIMGVLFHLTKNYKKSLNILHEAMQQTPADDKLSLGLILYNFGRVYVGEKEFSKAIEHFQLSIERYRECGEEHRITYPYLRLIEVYTELKDWNQVESYLGKAMQGLDSKNMSYMHLKLLSIQARFFLLRGNENRYEREMQKIIESGAIEGHLKLSIQLASQLAHHYYEKRAYKKSANYFKLVSDYNDQLTKLMINNDEATIWEF from the coding sequence ATGATTGCATTTCCACTACAGCAGGATAGGGGTAATCATATGGATATAGGAGAAAAGATTAGACAGTTGCGGCTTCATAAAAAGCTGACTCAGAGGGAGCTAGTCGAGGGGATTTCTTCTATTACATATTTAAGTAGAATTGAAACAGGTGATATTAACCCTTCACTCTCTTTTCTGGAAGAGATATCGGGCCGATTGGATGTACAGGCTGCGGATTTACTGGATAAAGATAATAGTGATGCTGCAGAACGAATTTTACACATCAGTGAAAGGTATCGCTGCAAACAAACGTTGACAGAAGCAGATCTCTCTTTTCTAAATTTACATACATCAGAGATGCATTCGACGGAAACATACGTGAAGATGTATACGACGTTGATTCGATACTATTTAGATCAAGAAAAAGATGTAGAGACATCAGAACAGTACTATGTACAGTCTCGTCACTTTGTCCCACTCACAGTTCCAGACGAATTAGCGACAGACTACTATTTCTATTATATTTCATGTGGAAATCTATTTTATCTAAAACAAGACTACATTAAAGCCAACCATTATTACTGTCTGGCGGAACAGTTTTCTAACCATGTGGACGATGCTATTGCTCAGGCAAAATTGTACCTTAATATCAGTCTAGTGAAGAAAGAAATGATGGAAGATAAATATATTAGTCTTGTCTATGCACAAAAAGCATATGAAATATTTAGAGAGAAGCAGGAAGAGCATATGATGATTAACACGTTAATCATCATGGGAGTATTGTTCCACTTGACCAAAAACTATAAGAAATCACTTAATATTTTGCATGAAGCGATGCAACAAACACCAGCTGATGACAAGTTATCTCTTGGCTTGATCTTATATAATTTTGGACGCGTATACGTGGGAGAAAAGGAGTTTTCCAAGGCTATTGAACACTTCCAACTGTCCATCGAACGCTATCGTGAGTGTGGAGAGGAACACCGAATCACTTACCCTTACTTACGTCTGATCGAAGTATACACAGAGCTGAAAGATTGGAATCAAGTAGAATCTTATCTAGGTAAAGCGATGCAGGGACTTGATTCTAAAAACATGAGTTATATGCACTTAAAGTTACTATCGATTCAAGCACGATTCTTTTTATTACGTGGTAATGAGAATAGATATGAGCGTGAGATGCAAAAGATTATTGAGTCGGGAGCGATAGAAGGACATCTCAAGCTCTCTATTCAATTGGCGTCCCAACTGGCCCATCACTACTATGAGAAACGCGCCTACAAGAAGTCGGCCAACTATTTTAAGTTAGTATCTGATTATAACGATCAACTAACTAAGTTAATGATCAATAATGACGAAGCAACGATTTGGGAGTTTTGA
- a CDS encoding phosphotransferase enzyme family protein: MEQSKIKELFSLFDIEGDGSAVTSIYPYAPVYKCEYMHHDVIIKRTRKKIDEANQLKEWLYYLTGRGIKVVTPFRNKPFVHFDGDNWVMYPFIEGRIYNGSAGDIVEAGKLLGQLHSQENLFNSGRFDWAQFDEDYKEEIISDVTKISNWIGDEPAERKFRSIADKIEKFLSAGLACLPHEDLPIVTASRDYKASNIIFTKDEKPTLIDPDNGGMIPRIVDLAIACILFHNDGIDSIPARPLTKGEWDLFMEGYNRHVELTDIEKEVWNDILTLMYMDEGLWLIVDSIDDTNSRLKEFTYSLTQFDFDLYKVE, encoded by the coding sequence ATGGAGCAATCAAAGATAAAGGAATTATTTTCTCTTTTTGATATCGAAGGGGATGGATCTGCGGTCACGTCTATATACCCGTATGCGCCTGTGTATAAATGCGAATATATGCATCATGATGTGATAATAAAACGTACCAGGAAGAAGATTGATGAAGCTAATCAATTGAAAGAATGGCTATATTATCTAACGGGGCGGGGAATCAAGGTGGTCACCCCTTTTAGGAATAAGCCGTTTGTTCACTTTGATGGGGACAATTGGGTTATGTATCCTTTTATTGAAGGACGAATCTATAATGGCTCTGCAGGTGATATTGTGGAAGCTGGAAAGCTGTTGGGTCAACTGCATAGCCAAGAGAATCTATTTAATAGTGGTCGGTTTGATTGGGCACAGTTTGATGAGGACTATAAGGAAGAGATTATTTCTGATGTCACTAAGATTAGTAATTGGATTGGAGATGAACCAGCAGAACGGAAATTTAGATCTATTGCCGATAAAATAGAGAAGTTTTTATCAGCAGGGTTGGCATGCCTGCCACATGAAGATCTACCGATAGTAACAGCTAGTCGAGATTATAAGGCAAGCAACATAATTTTTACGAAAGATGAGAAGCCCACCTTGATCGATCCAGATAATGGCGGTATGATTCCGCGAATTGTTGACTTAGCGATTGCTTGTATCCTGTTTCATAATGATGGTATAGATTCAATACCAGCCCGTCCTTTAACAAAGGGAGAGTGGGACTTATTTATGGAGGGATATAACAGGCATGTTGAGTTAACTGATATAGAAAAAGAAGTATGGAATGACATCCTTACGCTCATGTACATGGATGAAGGGTTGTGGCTAATTGTTGATTCTATAGATGACACTAATTCTAGATTGAAAGAATTTACCTATTCTTTGACGCAGTTTGACTTTGATCTATATAAGGTTGAATAG
- a CDS encoding MFS transporter translates to MISKTFPLFQNKYVRYILLSNLFLQIGIWIRNFAILLFVMEQTNGNAIAISMISIAEYAPIFLFSFIGGTFADRWRPKQTMFWCSFLSSVSIFIVLLTLVFGTWKVIFFATLFSSILSQFSQPSGRKLFKAHVSAEHLQQSISYYQTTTSLFIILGPVIGTAIYQQFGISWAIVLTGISFALSALVLTFLPKDETVKSKSNRKVHQEMLDGFRYVFSRRELLLLGACFITVGISGGLIQPLNIFLVTEQLQLPKESLQWLMIANGLGMIIGSGMGVALSKKLPPHKMLTIGMVISAGGVSIIGFSEWLWVTLIAEVAVGFVMPLIQIGVYTLVVLQVEEAYIGRVSGILNPLFTGAMVLAMAAVGSLKAFFSITLLFQLASLLFVLGFIAAVWITLAPKKKEQLHVEVQSS, encoded by the coding sequence ATGATTTCAAAAACCTTTCCGCTATTTCAAAATAAATATGTAAGATATATTTTGTTATCCAATCTCTTTTTACAGATCGGCATCTGGATTCGTAACTTTGCTATTCTGCTATTTGTGATGGAACAAACCAATGGAAACGCCATTGCGATCTCTATGATCTCCATCGCTGAGTACGCACCCATTTTTCTCTTCTCCTTTATCGGGGGTACATTTGCCGACAGATGGCGACCAAAACAAACCATGTTTTGGTGTTCATTTCTAAGCTCAGTCTCCATCTTCATCGTCTTACTTACACTCGTATTTGGCACATGGAAAGTAATCTTTTTCGCTACCTTATTTTCTTCTATCCTATCCCAGTTTTCACAGCCTTCCGGTCGCAAATTATTTAAAGCACATGTATCGGCGGAGCACTTACAACAAAGTATCTCTTACTATCAAACAACCACATCGCTTTTTATTATCTTAGGACCCGTAATCGGAACAGCCATTTACCAGCAATTCGGAATCAGCTGGGCAATTGTATTAACAGGGATTTCGTTTGCACTTTCTGCACTTGTACTCACTTTCCTACCTAAAGACGAGACGGTTAAAAGCAAAAGCAATCGCAAAGTACACCAAGAAATGCTGGATGGATTCCGCTATGTCTTCTCCCGCAGAGAACTTCTTCTCCTTGGAGCCTGTTTTATTACTGTAGGGATCTCTGGAGGTCTCATTCAACCATTAAACATCTTTCTCGTCACAGAGCAATTACAACTACCTAAGGAGTCATTACAATGGTTGATGATCGCCAATGGTCTCGGCATGATTATCGGTTCTGGTATGGGAGTAGCTCTTTCTAAAAAATTACCACCACATAAAATGCTCACCATCGGCATGGTGATTAGTGCAGGTGGAGTCTCTATTATTGGATTTTCCGAGTGGCTATGGGTTACCTTGATCGCTGAAGTGGCTGTCGGATTTGTTATGCCTCTTATACAAATCGGGGTGTATACTCTCGTTGTTCTACAAGTAGAAGAAGCTTACATTGGGCGCGTCAGCGGTATTCTCAATCCCCTCTTCACGGGAGCGATGGTGCTTGCCATGGCTGCAGTGGGGAGCTTAAAAGCATTTTTCTCTATTACATTGCTCTTTCAACTAGCCTCCCTCCTCTTTGTACTAGGTTTTATCGCTGCAGTATGGATCACGCTAGCCCCTAAGAAGAAAGAGCAACTACACGTTGAGGTACAAAGCAGTTAA
- a CDS encoding aromatic acid exporter family protein encodes MKFGFGYRTMKTAIATGIAIAIAQGLDLQFYTSAGILAMLSIQSTKKRSYISAWQRILICVLALVLSVALFETIGYHPWSVSLFLFFMIPLAVWLQAIEGVVTSLVIILHLYILEEVSWGLIVNEMALIIIGVGIALLLNLYMPNVESILKEYRRKIEQDFSAILFHFAHYLKTNDASWDGKELISVSKRLTKAKALALKDLENHPYNEEYNYYRYFEMREKQFEVLERMMTSLSSVDAFYPQALQIAHFLEKVADALGPYNTATQFLEELEEMRLEFKESPLPRDREEFETRAELHHIVKELKTYLLIKQELKRKGTLGHEGVLWEWKDVKKKSLVGRWWK; translated from the coding sequence ATGAAATTCGGATTTGGCTATCGAACGATGAAAACGGCGATCGCTACCGGGATTGCGATTGCAATCGCACAGGGATTGGATCTACAGTTTTATACATCGGCTGGGATTCTTGCTATGTTATCGATACAAAGCACGAAGAAGCGCTCTTATATTAGTGCATGGCAACGCATCCTGATCTGCGTGCTGGCCTTAGTATTATCAGTGGCTTTGTTTGAAACAATCGGTTACCATCCTTGGTCGGTCTCTCTCTTTCTTTTCTTTATGATTCCCTTGGCTGTCTGGTTACAAGCGATAGAAGGTGTGGTAACCAGTTTGGTTATCATTTTACATCTCTATATCTTGGAAGAAGTAAGCTGGGGGCTTATAGTGAACGAGATGGCCTTGATCATAATCGGGGTAGGAATTGCGCTACTTCTTAACCTCTACATGCCCAACGTGGAGAGCATATTAAAAGAGTATCGCCGTAAAATTGAACAAGATTTTAGTGCCATTCTTTTTCACTTTGCTCACTACCTAAAAACAAATGATGCCAGCTGGGATGGTAAAGAGCTCATCTCAGTTTCAAAGCGATTGACAAAGGCGAAGGCACTTGCTCTCAAAGACTTGGAGAATCATCCTTATAATGAAGAATATAATTACTATCGGTATTTTGAGATGAGGGAGAAGCAGTTTGAAGTGCTGGAACGAATGATGACCTCGCTTTCTTCTGTAGATGCGTTTTATCCACAAGCACTTCAGATTGCTCACTTTCTTGAGAAAGTGGCGGATGCCCTGGGGCCATATAATACAGCAACCCAATTCCTAGAAGAGTTAGAGGAGATGCGTTTGGAGTTTAAAGAATCGCCACTTCCTCGAGATCGTGAAGAGTTTGAAACGCGTGCGGAACTGCATCACATTGTAAAAGAATTAAAAACGTATCTTTTGATCAAGCAAGAATTGAAGCGTAAAGGTACCTTGGGGCACGAAGGGGTACTGTGGGAATGGAAAGATGTAAAGAAAAAATCCTTAGTGGGGCGTTGGTGGAAGTAA
- the yfmH gene encoding EF-P 5-aminopentanol modification-associated protein YfmH: MNEFTNTLLQERYYTEQLANGLTICLLPRPNYTKTYATLTTGYGSVDRHFSLPHEEILAPHGVAHFLEHKMFEDPNEDVFQKFAHQGASINAITSYQQTSYLMSCTHQVENNLHHLLDFVQQLYITDENIDKEKPIIEQEINMYHDHPIWRAYAGLLSAMYHRHPVRIDIAGTSESISHINKSLLRTCYETFYHPSQLLLFVVGPIDPEETIEHIRRNQALKTFPTRPNVERKPVEEPIHPSRPITDISLPTGNNICYFGFKEARVDAMGDDYLKQELCTQLALQALFGKGSWLYNSLHNEGLLDVDFKAEYCLAQGFGFSFMHGTTSDPDTLLQRVQAELPRLLNEGIHLAEWELLRKEKMGEILTSFNSLEWIAKQFTRYYLNRADLFRLSTILSHLTLHDVQQSLYEHMDMEHFCASIVRAS, encoded by the coding sequence ATGAATGAATTTACTAACACCCTACTCCAAGAACGATATTACACAGAGCAACTTGCCAACGGACTGACTATATGTCTTCTTCCCCGACCAAACTACACCAAGACGTATGCTACACTTACGACAGGATATGGCTCCGTCGATCGGCATTTTTCTCTTCCACATGAAGAGATATTAGCTCCACACGGCGTTGCCCACTTCCTTGAACATAAGATGTTTGAAGATCCAAACGAAGACGTATTTCAAAAGTTTGCTCATCAAGGTGCCTCCATCAATGCCATTACTTCTTACCAGCAAACTTCTTACCTGATGAGTTGCACTCATCAAGTAGAGAATAATCTCCATCACTTACTCGACTTTGTGCAACAATTATACATAACAGATGAGAATATTGATAAGGAGAAGCCGATTATTGAACAGGAGATCAATATGTATCACGATCATCCTATCTGGCGCGCCTACGCTGGCTTATTAAGCGCCATGTACCACCGTCATCCCGTCCGCATCGATATTGCAGGCACCTCTGAATCGATCTCACACATCAACAAATCGCTTCTACGTACTTGTTACGAAACCTTTTATCATCCTAGTCAACTGCTGCTCTTCGTCGTAGGACCAATCGATCCTGAAGAAACTATAGAGCATATCCGTCGAAATCAAGCACTTAAAACTTTCCCTACTCGCCCTAACGTAGAGCGCAAACCTGTTGAAGAGCCGATCCACCCCTCCCGTCCAATAACAGATATTTCTCTTCCCACCGGTAATAACATCTGCTACTTCGGATTTAAAGAAGCACGTGTAGATGCTATGGGTGACGACTACTTAAAGCAAGAGCTATGCACACAATTAGCTTTACAAGCACTCTTTGGCAAAGGATCATGGTTGTATAATAGCCTTCACAATGAGGGCCTCTTAGACGTAGACTTTAAAGCCGAGTATTGTTTGGCACAAGGCTTTGGCTTCTCTTTCATGCACGGTACCACTTCCGATCCAGACACACTGCTCCAACGCGTACAAGCAGAACTTCCACGCCTACTCAATGAGGGGATCCATCTAGCAGAGTGGGAGCTGCTACGTAAAGAAAAAATGGGGGAAATTTTAACATCCTTCAACTCACTCGAATGGATTGCTAAACAATTTACTCGTTATTATTTAAACCGAGCAGATCTCTTCCGCCTATCCACGATTCTCTCTCACCTCACCCTCCATGATGTACAACAATCCTTATACGAGCATATGGATATGGAGCATTTCTGCGCCTCGATCGTGCGTGCCAGTTAA
- a CDS encoding MarR family winged helix-turn-helix transcriptional regulator — translation MNRKQTFTQFIALSSEVNQLSIDLCRGSEHQFTTCQYNLLKYLKFNQPVAVSEICDYLKISLPNASRELKKLQEQDLIQKNPSREDRRKVYINLSEKGDRLVTDYFTALETQFLDRIKGISEDDIEEINQALAVLLSKLF, via the coding sequence TTGAACCGCAAACAAACATTTACGCAATTTATTGCTTTGTCTTCAGAAGTTAATCAGCTATCGATCGATTTATGCCGAGGATCGGAACACCAGTTTACGACGTGTCAATACAACCTCTTAAAATATTTGAAGTTTAATCAACCAGTTGCTGTTAGTGAAATTTGCGATTATCTTAAAATCTCCTTACCTAATGCAAGCCGCGAATTAAAAAAGCTACAAGAGCAAGATTTAATTCAAAAGAACCCTTCTCGTGAAGATAGGAGAAAGGTTTATATTAATCTTTCAGAAAAGGGAGATCGTCTCGTCACTGACTATTTCACCGCTTTAGAAACACAGTTCTTAGATAGAATTAAGGGTATCTCAGAAGATGATATAGAAGAGATTAATCAAGCTTTGGCTGTTTTGTTATCGAAGTTGTTCTAG
- a CDS encoding NADP-dependent oxidoreductase → MKAMTVEKYGADQQLQLTELPTPSIGDDDVLVRISAASVNPIDYLVRNGNFRLAFKNTFPLILGNDMAGIVEKIGPNVSKFKVGDKVYGRPNPNRIGTFAQYIAIHQHDLALTPQNLTMEEAAAIPLVGLTAWQALNDILQLKKGQKILIHAGAGGVGTFAIQLAKHIGAFVATTASENGEALVKEMGADLFINYKTESFEDVIDHYDAVFDTVGGDTLERSFRVLKPDGKLVSVSGPPTKEGAIAYGLGFLPKMLFSLASKKIRKTAKQYGIPYHWLGMKPNGEQLSQITALIEGGIIRPVIDRTYPLSQAQAAIEHVESKRAKGKVIITVETS, encoded by the coding sequence ATGAAAGCAATGACTGTAGAAAAATATGGAGCGGATCAACAACTGCAACTAACTGAACTGCCAACACCATCGATCGGCGATGATGATGTGCTCGTTCGCATTTCCGCAGCCAGTGTCAATCCCATTGACTATCTTGTTCGAAATGGGAATTTTCGACTTGCCTTTAAAAATACATTTCCTCTCATCCTAGGTAATGATATGGCTGGGATAGTGGAGAAAATCGGCCCCAATGTAAGCAAATTTAAGGTCGGAGACAAGGTATACGGTCGGCCTAACCCAAACAGAATCGGCACATTCGCTCAATATATTGCCATCCATCAACATGATCTCGCGTTAACCCCACAAAATCTTACGATGGAAGAAGCAGCTGCCATTCCACTCGTTGGATTAACCGCATGGCAAGCATTAAATGATATATTGCAGCTGAAGAAAGGGCAAAAAATATTGATTCATGCAGGGGCAGGCGGGGTAGGAACCTTCGCCATTCAACTTGCCAAACATATTGGTGCATTCGTAGCTACGACAGCAAGTGAAAACGGGGAAGCCTTAGTAAAAGAGATGGGTGCAGATCTTTTCATCAACTATAAAACAGAATCATTTGAAGATGTGATCGACCACTACGATGCAGTGTTTGATACCGTAGGCGGCGACACCTTAGAGCGATCCTTTCGCGTTTTAAAGCCAGACGGAAAATTAGTTTCAGTATCTGGTCCTCCTACAAAAGAAGGAGCAATCGCGTATGGACTTGGCTTTCTACCCAAAATGTTATTTTCGTTAGCGTCCAAAAAAATTAGAAAGACCGCCAAACAGTATGGAATCCCTTATCACTGGTTAGGGATGAAACCTAATGGAGAGCAGCTCAGCCAAATTACTGCACTCATTGAAGGAGGAATCATTCGCCCGGTTATTGACCGCACCTATCCCCTTTCACAAGCGCAAGCAGCCATCGAACATGTAGAATCTAAGCGCGCAAAAGGGAAAGTGATTATCACGGTAGAGACTTCTTAA
- the yfmF gene encoding EF-P 5-aminopentanol modification-associated protein YfmF: METTLIQFETIQLEGLRLHVYLSDKFKTNTIMAMIAQNLTSQSVTKTALLPKILTSGTRSLPTSKDIQSQLRSLYGATLTSKVLKRGDYQVLQMGLEIANEAYLPDQPPLLEEGFALLAQLLFQPNHANGQFVDEHVQLAKRHLRQRIEGLKNDSILYAMYRATEEMYKDEPFSLYIHGRRKDIPAVDGKSLFSYYQEWVKRYPLDLYFVGNAPLHSIIKLIEGYFPTRDNVESLPLNPTSKKKVHSPKVTQVVEQVKSTQAKLTIGCRTSLSLGSENYPALLVYHAILGAFPYSKIFRELREKANLAYYASSTLEAHQGLFMIHAGIDSHNKDKAITIIKEQLAAMETGDISESELAQSKALLINQHKEKQDQAIDLINEDYHQVLSGKRRSWEELQTSIQAVCKEDVQQVAQLLYLDTIYFLGDDEGGDLR; the protein is encoded by the coding sequence ATGGAAACCACACTTATTCAATTTGAAACGATTCAGCTGGAGGGATTGCGGCTCCACGTTTATCTCTCTGACAAATTTAAAACAAATACCATTATGGCTATGATCGCGCAAAACCTAACCAGCCAATCTGTTACAAAGACAGCACTTTTACCAAAAATCCTAACAAGTGGAACTCGTTCGCTACCAACTTCAAAGGATATTCAATCACAACTACGCTCACTCTATGGGGCTACTCTCACGTCTAAAGTACTAAAGAGAGGGGATTATCAGGTTTTACAGATGGGACTAGAGATAGCAAATGAAGCCTATCTTCCCGATCAACCTCCACTTTTGGAAGAAGGGTTTGCTCTCCTTGCGCAACTACTTTTCCAACCGAATCACGCTAACGGACAATTCGTAGACGAACACGTCCAGCTGGCAAAACGCCATCTGCGCCAACGGATAGAGGGTCTCAAAAATGACAGCATCCTCTACGCGATGTATCGTGCTACAGAGGAGATGTACAAAGACGAGCCATTTTCTTTATATATTCATGGCAGAAGAAAAGATATTCCAGCTGTAGATGGAAAGTCTTTGTTTTCCTACTATCAAGAATGGGTCAAACGCTACCCTCTTGATCTCTATTTTGTAGGAAATGCCCCTCTTCACTCTATTATTAAGCTTATAGAAGGTTATTTTCCCACAAGAGACAACGTGGAGTCTCTGCCTTTAAATCCGACATCAAAGAAGAAGGTTCATTCGCCCAAAGTGACACAAGTAGTAGAGCAAGTAAAATCTACCCAAGCGAAGTTAACTATCGGTTGCCGAACATCCCTCTCCCTCGGGAGTGAAAATTACCCTGCTCTGCTCGTCTATCATGCCATTCTAGGAGCTTTCCCCTACTCTAAAATCTTTCGGGAGCTACGTGAAAAAGCGAACCTCGCTTATTACGCCTCCTCAACTTTAGAAGCTCATCAGGGGCTATTCATGATCCACGCTGGAATTGATAGCCACAATAAGGATAAAGCAATTACCATCATTAAAGAACAGTTAGCAGCGATGGAGACAGGAGACATCAGTGAGAGCGAATTAGCGCAAAGCAAAGCCCTTTTAATCAATCAACACAAGGAAAAACAAGATCAAGCAATCGACCTCATCAATGAGGATTATCATCAGGTTCTAAGTGGAAAGCGGCGTTCCTGGGAAGAACTGCAAACCAGCATCCAGGCCGTGTGTAAAGAAGATGTACAACAAGTGGCTCAATTACTCTATTTGGATACCATCTACTTCCTAGGTGATGACGAAGGAGGCGATTTAAGATGA